A single window of Mycolicibacterium madagascariense DNA harbors:
- a CDS encoding DEAD/DEAH box helicase, which translates to MVKYLAARPRDFLAVATPGSGKTTFALRIAGELLADGTVERITIVVPTEHLKIQWARAAAGIGISLDPKFSNSSAQNSDEYHGVVVTYAQVASHPGRHRVRTENRRTLVVFDEIHHGGDAKSWGDAVREAFSDATRRLALTGTPFRSDDSAIPFVTYERGPDGLQRSQADHVYGYADALADGVVRPVVFLAYSGESRWRDSAGEEHAARLGEPLNAEQTARAWRTALNPAGEWMPAVIAAADKRLQQKRQHVPDAGGMIIASDQTAARAYADLLTKITGEVPTVVLSDDPGSSDRITQYAQSTSRWLVAVRMVSEGVDVPRLAVGVYATSASTPLFFAQAIGRYVRSRRPGETASIFLPSVPNLLQLASEMEAQRNHVLGKPHREPQGEWDEDALADAAKEKSERDEMDNGFEMLGADAELDQVIFDGSSFGTATPSGSDEEADYLGIPGLLDAAQMRDLLRRRQDEQLKKRTAAGGTLPVPGTTHGQLRDLRKELNALVTLAHHRTGKPHGWIHNELRRICGGPVVAAANSDQLAARIEAVRSLRA; encoded by the coding sequence ATGGTGAAGTACCTGGCAGCACGGCCGCGGGACTTCCTCGCGGTGGCGACACCGGGATCGGGCAAGACGACCTTCGCGCTGCGCATCGCCGGTGAGCTCCTCGCTGATGGCACCGTCGAGCGCATCACGATCGTCGTGCCGACCGAACACCTCAAGATCCAGTGGGCGCGCGCCGCGGCAGGCATCGGCATCTCGCTGGACCCCAAGTTCAGCAACTCCTCGGCGCAGAACTCCGACGAGTACCACGGCGTCGTCGTGACCTATGCCCAGGTGGCCAGCCACCCGGGACGACACCGCGTGCGCACCGAGAACCGCAGGACGCTCGTCGTGTTCGACGAGATCCATCACGGCGGTGACGCCAAGAGCTGGGGCGACGCGGTCCGCGAGGCGTTCAGCGATGCGACCCGGCGGCTGGCGCTGACCGGCACGCCGTTCCGCAGCGACGACAGCGCGATCCCGTTCGTCACCTATGAGCGCGGTCCGGACGGGTTGCAGCGCTCGCAGGCCGACCACGTCTACGGCTACGCCGACGCGCTCGCCGACGGCGTGGTGCGGCCCGTGGTGTTCCTCGCGTACTCGGGTGAGTCGCGATGGCGCGACAGCGCGGGTGAGGAACACGCGGCGCGTCTCGGCGAACCGCTGAACGCCGAACAGACCGCCCGCGCCTGGCGGACCGCCCTGAACCCGGCGGGCGAGTGGATGCCCGCGGTAATCGCGGCGGCCGACAAGCGCCTGCAGCAGAAGCGTCAGCACGTGCCCGACGCCGGCGGCATGATCATCGCCTCGGATCAGACGGCGGCGCGGGCGTACGCCGACCTGCTGACGAAGATCACCGGCGAGGTCCCGACGGTCGTGCTGTCCGACGACCCGGGTTCGTCGGACCGCATCACGCAGTACGCGCAGAGCACCAGCCGTTGGCTCGTCGCGGTGCGCATGGTGTCCGAGGGCGTCGACGTGCCGCGCCTCGCGGTCGGCGTGTACGCGACCAGTGCGTCGACCCCGCTGTTCTTCGCCCAGGCGATCGGCCGCTACGTGCGGTCGCGCCGGCCCGGCGAGACGGCGAGCATCTTCCTGCCGTCGGTGCCGAACCTGCTGCAGCTGGCCAGCGAGATGGAGGCCCAGCGCAATCACGTGCTCGGCAAGCCGCACCGCGAACCGCAGGGCGAGTGGGACGAGGACGCCCTCGCCGACGCCGCGAAGGAGAAGTCCGAACGCGACGAGATGGACAACGGCTTCGAGATGCTCGGCGCCGACGCGGAATTGGATCAGGTGATCTTCGACGGGTCGTCGTTCGGGACGGCTACCCCGTCGGGCAGCGACGAGGAGGCCGACTACCTCGGCATCCCCGGTCTACTCGATGCCGCCCAGATGCGAGACCTGTTGCGGCGCAGGCAGGATGAGCAGTTGAAGAAGCGCACCGCGGCGGGTGGCACGCTACCGGTGCCCGGCACGACGCACGGCCAGCTGCGCGATCTGCGCAAGGAGCTCAACGCGCTGGTGACGCTCGCCCATCACCGAACGGGCAAGCCGCACGGCTGGATCCACAACGAGCTGCGCCGCATCTGCGGTGGGCCGGTCGTCGCGGCGGCGAACTCCGACCAGCTCGCCGCGCGCATCGAAGCGGTGCGATCGCTGCGGGCCTGA
- a CDS encoding excinuclease ABC subunit UvrA, translating to MSPPTTDEPTDPFVRVLGSRVHNLRGVDVAAPRDAFVAFTGISGSGKSSLAFGTIYAEAQRRYFESVAPYARRLLLPGGAPKVDDITGLPPAVALQQRRGTASSRSSVGTVTQLSNLLRMLFSRAGTFPKGFTERLDSDAFSPNTAVGACPECHGLGRIHRVTEETLVPDPSLTIREGAVAAWPGAWQGQNLRDILITLGYDIDKPWRKLSRKARDWILFTDEQPTVEIHPDRANVTADYTYNGTFSSAERHVRHTLANSQSAMMRRRVLEFVDSVDCPVCDGSGLRPEALAVTFAGANIAELVALPLTELADALRPAATRTEFQTAYESTESGELTEVATMIAADLVARIQVLVDLGLGYLALNRRTPTVSPGELQRLRLATQLRAGLFGVLYVLDEPSAGLHPADAEPLLDVLDRLRRAGNSLFVVEHDMDVVRRADWVVDVGPGAGELGGEVLYSGPVAGLADVPASVTRSYLFDEQPPAARAPRVAKGSLSLRGISFHNLRDLDVELPLGAYTAVTGVSGSGKSTLVYKVLGDVVRRHLGGAAVAPESEGDEPDVEIVDVDHDASLGVTADGLELIDRLVAVDQRPIGRTPRSTLATYTGLFDAVRKVFAATPAARRRGWTAGRFSFNTAEGRCPTCQGEGFVAVELLFLPGTYGRCPTCHGARFDDDTLTVRYRDHTIADVLAMTVDEAAEFFADVTAAARSLTTLKDVGLGYLRLGQPATELSGGEAQRIKLASELQRPRRHHTLYVLDEPTTGLHPADVDLLDRQLHRLVDAGNTVVVAEHDMRVVAGVDWVIDLGPGAGDAGGRVVAAGTPAEVARSTESRTAPYLAAKVSAYSG from the coding sequence ATGTCCCCGCCGACCACCGACGAACCCACCGACCCGTTCGTCCGCGTGCTCGGCTCGCGCGTGCACAACCTGCGCGGCGTCGACGTCGCGGCGCCGCGCGACGCGTTCGTCGCCTTCACCGGCATCTCCGGCTCGGGAAAGTCGTCGCTGGCGTTCGGCACGATCTACGCCGAGGCTCAGCGACGCTACTTCGAGTCGGTCGCGCCCTACGCGCGCCGGCTTTTGCTGCCTGGCGGCGCGCCGAAGGTCGACGACATCACCGGCCTGCCGCCCGCCGTCGCCCTGCAGCAGCGGCGCGGCACGGCGTCGTCGCGATCGTCGGTCGGCACGGTGACGCAGCTGTCGAACCTGCTGCGCATGCTGTTCTCCCGCGCCGGGACGTTCCCGAAGGGCTTCACCGAGCGGCTCGACTCCGACGCCTTCTCGCCGAACACCGCCGTCGGCGCCTGTCCGGAGTGCCACGGCCTCGGCCGGATCCACCGGGTCACCGAGGAGACGCTGGTGCCCGATCCATCGCTGACGATCCGCGAGGGCGCCGTCGCCGCGTGGCCGGGCGCCTGGCAGGGCCAGAACCTGCGCGACATCCTCATCACGCTGGGCTACGACATCGACAAGCCGTGGCGCAAGCTGTCGAGGAAGGCCCGCGACTGGATCCTGTTCACCGACGAGCAACCCACCGTGGAGATCCATCCCGACCGCGCCAACGTGACCGCCGACTACACCTACAACGGCACGTTCTCCAGCGCCGAACGCCACGTCCGCCACACGCTGGCCAACTCCCAGAGCGCGATGATGCGCCGCCGCGTGCTCGAGTTCGTCGACAGTGTCGACTGCCCGGTGTGCGACGGGTCGGGCCTGCGGCCGGAGGCCCTGGCCGTCACGTTCGCCGGCGCCAACATCGCCGAGCTGGTGGCGCTGCCGCTGACCGAACTGGCCGACGCGCTGCGCCCGGCCGCGACCCGCACCGAATTCCAGACCGCGTACGAGTCGACCGAGTCGGGTGAGCTCACCGAGGTCGCGACGATGATCGCCGCCGACCTGGTGGCCCGCATCCAGGTGCTCGTCGACCTCGGCCTCGGTTACCTCGCGCTGAACCGCCGCACGCCGACGGTCTCGCCGGGGGAGCTGCAGCGGCTGCGGTTGGCCACGCAGTTGCGGGCCGGCCTGTTCGGCGTCCTCTACGTGCTCGACGAGCCGTCGGCCGGACTGCATCCCGCCGACGCGGAACCCCTGCTCGACGTCCTCGACCGGTTGCGGCGGGCGGGCAACTCGCTGTTCGTCGTCGAGCACGACATGGACGTGGTGCGCCGCGCGGACTGGGTCGTCGACGTGGGGCCTGGCGCGGGCGAGCTCGGCGGGGAGGTGCTCTACAGCGGCCCGGTCGCCGGCCTGGCCGACGTGCCCGCGTCGGTCACCCGGTCCTACCTGTTCGACGAGCAGCCGCCGGCCGCACGCGCGCCGCGGGTCGCCAAGGGCTCATTGTCGTTGCGCGGCATCAGCTTTCACAATCTGCGCGATCTGGACGTCGAGCTGCCGCTCGGCGCCTACACCGCGGTCACCGGGGTGTCGGGGTCCGGCAAGTCGACGTTGGTCTACAAGGTGCTCGGCGACGTCGTCAGGCGCCATCTCGGCGGCGCGGCGGTCGCCCCCGAATCCGAGGGCGACGAACCCGACGTCGAGATCGTCGACGTCGACCACGACGCGAGCCTCGGCGTCACGGCGGACGGCCTCGAACTGATCGACCGTCTGGTCGCCGTCGACCAGCGGCCGATCGGCCGGACGCCGCGCTCGACGCTGGCGACCTACACCGGTCTGTTCGACGCGGTGCGCAAGGTCTTCGCGGCCACCCCCGCCGCCCGCAGGCGCGGCTGGACGGCGGGCCGGTTCTCGTTCAACACCGCCGAGGGGCGCTGCCCCACGTGTCAGGGCGAGGGCTTCGTCGCCGTCGAGCTGCTGTTCCTGCCCGGCACCTACGGCAGATGCCCGACGTGTCACGGCGCCCGCTTCGACGACGACACCCTGACGGTGCGCTACCGCGACCACACCATCGCCGACGTGCTCGCGATGACGGTCGACGAGGCCGCGGAGTTCTTCGCCGACGTCACGGCCGCCGCCCGCAGCCTCACCACGCTGAAGGACGTCGGGCTGGGATACCTGCGGCTCGGCCAGCCCGCCACCGAACTGTCCGGCGGCGAGGCGCAGCGCATCAAGCTGGCGAGCGAACTGCAGCGGCCCCGACGCCACCACACCCTCTACGTGCTCGACGAGCCGACCACCGGGCTGCACCCCGCCGACGTCGACCTGCTCGACCGGCAGCTGCACCGCCTGGTCGACGCGGGCAACACCGTCGTCGTCGCCGAACACGACATGCGCGTGGTCGCCGGGGTCGACTGGGTCATCGACCTCGGGCCCGGCGCCGGCGATGCGGGCGGACGCGTGGTCGCCGCGGGGACGCCTGCCGAGGTGGCGCGGTCGACCGAGAGCCGCACGGCGCCGTACCTGGCGGCCAAGGTGTCGGCCTACTCCGGGTAG
- a CDS encoding SDR family NAD(P)-dependent oxidoreductase: MSTWTTADIPDQSGRTAIVTGANTGLGFETAKALAARGAHVVLAVRNLDKGKDAATRIGGDVTVAELDLTSLDSIRSAADELKSRYEGIDLLINNAGVMWTPKSTTKDGFELQFGTNHLGHFALTGLLLERLLPVEGSRVVTVSSIGHRILADIHFDDLQWERSYNRVAAYGQAKLANLLFTYELQRRLAHHGTTLAAAVHPGGSDTELARHLPGFMAPAFSLVSQSAAMGALPTLRAATDPSVLGGEYYGPDGFGETRGYPKVVASSDKSHDVALQRRLWAVSEELTSVVYPE, encoded by the coding sequence ATGAGCACGTGGACCACCGCCGACATCCCCGACCAGAGCGGCCGCACCGCCATCGTCACCGGCGCCAACACCGGGCTCGGATTCGAGACGGCCAAGGCGCTCGCGGCCCGCGGGGCACACGTCGTGCTCGCCGTCCGCAACCTCGACAAGGGCAAGGACGCCGCGACGCGCATCGGTGGTGACGTCACCGTCGCCGAGTTGGACCTCACCTCGCTGGACTCCATCCGGTCCGCCGCCGACGAACTGAAGTCCCGCTACGAGGGCATCGACCTGCTGATCAACAACGCCGGCGTGATGTGGACGCCGAAGTCGACGACCAAGGACGGCTTTGAGCTGCAGTTCGGCACCAACCACCTGGGCCACTTCGCCCTGACCGGTCTGCTGCTGGAGCGACTGCTCCCGGTCGAGGGCTCGCGCGTCGTGACGGTCAGCAGCATCGGCCACCGCATCCTCGCCGACATCCACTTCGACGACCTGCAGTGGGAGCGCAGCTACAACCGCGTCGCCGCCTACGGCCAGGCCAAGCTCGCCAACCTGCTGTTCACCTACGAGTTGCAGCGCCGGCTGGCCCACCACGGGACGACGCTCGCCGCGGCCGTGCACCCCGGCGGCTCGGACACCGAACTGGCCAGGCACCTGCCCGGCTTCATGGCGCCCGCCTTCTCACTCGTCAGCCAGTCCGCGGCGATGGGAGCCCTGCCCACGCTGCGCGCGGCGACCGACCCCAGCGTGCTCGGCGGCGAGTACTACGGCCCCGACGGTTTCGGCGAGACGCGCGGCTACCCGAAGGTCGTCGCGTCGAGCGACAAGTCGCACGACGTCGCGCTCCAGCGTCGGCTGTGGGCGGTGTCGGAGGAGCTGACGAGCGTCGTCTACCCGGAGTAG
- a CDS encoding SDR family NAD(P)-dependent oxidoreductase — protein sequence MTWTAADIPDQTGRVAVITGANTGLGYETATALAGRGAHVVLAVRNLDKGKAAADLIARRYPGADVGVQELDLTSLASIRGAAASIRAAYDGIDLLINNAGVMMTPKATTKDGFELQFGTNHLGHYALTGLLLDRMLITPGSRVVTVSSMGHRAGRMRFDDLQSDTGYNRVRAYGQSKLANLLFTYQLQRRLAGRRTIAVAAHPGGSSSELSRHLPRVVQAAFRPLEQDTEMGALPTLRAATDPTVTGGQYLGPGGFAEMRGYPRVVESSGRSHDIADQQRLWAVSAELTGISFPV from the coding sequence GTGACGTGGACAGCTGCCGACATCCCCGATCAGACCGGCCGCGTCGCGGTCATCACCGGCGCCAACACGGGCCTCGGCTACGAGACCGCGACCGCACTCGCGGGCCGCGGCGCGCACGTCGTGCTGGCCGTCCGCAATCTCGACAAGGGCAAGGCCGCCGCGGACCTCATCGCCAGGCGCTACCCCGGCGCCGACGTGGGCGTTCAGGAACTCGACCTGACGTCGCTCGCCTCCATCAGGGGGGCCGCGGCGAGCATCCGGGCCGCCTACGACGGCATCGACCTGCTGATCAACAACGCCGGAGTGATGATGACGCCGAAGGCCACGACGAAGGACGGGTTCGAGCTGCAGTTCGGCACCAACCATCTCGGCCACTACGCGCTGACGGGGCTGCTGCTCGACCGGATGCTGATCACCCCCGGCTCGCGCGTCGTCACCGTCAGCAGCATGGGCCACCGCGCCGGCCGCATGCGGTTCGACGACCTGCAGTCCGACACCGGGTACAACCGCGTGCGGGCCTACGGCCAGTCCAAGCTCGCCAACCTCCTCTTCACCTATCAGCTGCAGCGGCGGCTGGCCGGCCGCCGGACGATCGCGGTCGCCGCGCATCCCGGCGGCTCCAGTTCCGAACTGTCCCGTCACCTGCCCCGCGTCGTGCAGGCGGCGTTCCGGCCGCTGGAGCAGGACACCGAGATGGGCGCACTCCCCACGCTGCGGGCCGCGACCGATCCGACCGTGACCGGCGGCCAGTACCTCGGCCCCGGCGGGTTCGCCGAGATGCGCGGGTACCCCAGGGTGGTCGAGTCCAGCGGCCGCTCGCACGACATCGCCGACCAGCAGCGACTGTGGGCGGTCTCGGCAGAACTCACGGGAATCTCGTTCCCGGTCTGA
- a CDS encoding TetR/AcrR family transcriptional regulator: MIDRCRPLRADAARNRARVLEVAYETFAAEGLSVPIDEIARRAGVGAGTVYRHFPTKEALFAAVIDDRVRGMVASGRALLDTEGPGEALFSFLRHMVSTSATDHGLVEALAGYGIDMDAAAPGAEAAFLELIEELLTAAQAAGTARRDVGVAEVKALLVVCKATQGHDEEVTRKVTAVIEAGLRASAP; the protein is encoded by the coding sequence GTGATCGATCGGTGCAGGCCCCTGCGAGCCGACGCCGCGCGCAACCGCGCGCGGGTGCTCGAGGTGGCCTACGAGACCTTCGCGGCCGAGGGATTGTCGGTGCCGATCGACGAGATCGCGCGCCGCGCGGGCGTCGGCGCCGGCACGGTGTACCGGCACTTCCCGACGAAGGAGGCGCTCTTCGCCGCCGTGATCGACGACCGCGTGCGCGGCATGGTCGCCAGCGGCCGGGCGCTGCTCGACACCGAGGGTCCGGGTGAGGCGCTGTTCAGCTTCCTGCGCCACATGGTCAGCACCAGTGCGACCGACCACGGTCTGGTCGAGGCGCTCGCCGGCTACGGAATCGACATGGACGCCGCCGCGCCGGGGGCCGAGGCGGCGTTCCTCGAGTTGATCGAGGAGCTGCTGACGGCGGCCCAGGCGGCGGGCACCGCCCGACGCGACGTCGGCGTGGCGGAGGTCAAGGCGCTGCTGGTCGTGTGCAAGGCGACGCAGGGCCACGACGAGGAGGTCACGCGCAAGGTGACCGCGGTGATCGAGGCAGGTCTGCGCGCGTCGGCCCCGTGA
- the groL gene encoding chaperonin GroEL (60 kDa chaperone family; promotes refolding of misfolded polypeptides especially under stressful conditions; forms two stacked rings of heptamers to form a barrel-shaped 14mer; ends can be capped by GroES; misfolded proteins enter the barrel where they are refolded when GroES binds) yields MAKTIAYDEEARRGLERGLNALADAVKVTLGPKGRNVVLEKKWGAPTITNDGVSIAKEIELEDPYEKIGAELVKEVAKKTDDVAGDGTTTATVLAQALVREGLRNVAAGANPLGLKRGIEKAVEKITETLLASAKAIETKEQIAATAGISAGDQSIGDLIAEAMDKVGNEGVITVEESNTFGLQLELTEGMRFDKGYISGYFVTDAERQEAVLEDPYILLVSSKVSTVKDLLPLLEKVIQSGKPLLIIAEDVEGEALSTLVVNKIRGTFKSVAVKAPGFGDRRKAMLQDIAILTGGQVISEEVGLSLETADVALLGKADKVVVTKDETTLVGGAGDADAIAGRVSQIRAEIENSDSDYDREKLQERLAKLAGGVAVIKAGAATEVELKERKHRIEDAVRNAKAAVEEGIVAGGGVALLQASPSLDELTLTGDEATGANIVRVALSAPLKQIAFNGGLEPGVVAEKVSNLPSGHGLNAASGEYEDLLKAGVADPVKVTRSALQNAASIAALFLTTEAVVADKPEKASAPAGDPTGGMGGMDF; encoded by the coding sequence ATGGCCAAGACAATTGCGTATGACGAAGAGGCCCGCCGCGGCCTCGAGCGTGGGCTCAACGCCCTCGCCGACGCAGTAAAGGTGACGTTGGGGCCCAAGGGTCGCAACGTCGTCCTCGAGAAGAAGTGGGGCGCTCCCACGATCACCAACGATGGCGTGTCCATCGCCAAGGAGATCGAGCTGGAGGACCCGTACGAGAAGATCGGCGCCGAGCTGGTCAAGGAAGTCGCCAAGAAGACCGACGACGTCGCTGGTGACGGCACCACCACCGCCACGGTGCTCGCCCAGGCGCTCGTCCGCGAAGGCCTGCGCAACGTGGCCGCCGGCGCGAACCCGCTGGGCCTGAAGCGCGGCATCGAGAAGGCCGTCGAGAAGATCACCGAGACGCTGCTGGCGTCCGCCAAGGCGATCGAGACCAAGGAGCAGATCGCTGCCACCGCCGGGATCTCCGCCGGTGACCAGTCGATCGGCGACCTCATCGCCGAGGCCATGGACAAGGTCGGCAACGAGGGTGTCATCACCGTCGAGGAGTCCAACACCTTCGGCCTGCAGCTCGAGCTCACCGAGGGCATGCGGTTCGACAAGGGCTACATCTCGGGCTACTTCGTCACCGACGCCGAGCGTCAGGAAGCCGTCCTCGAGGATCCCTACATCCTCCTGGTCAGCTCCAAGGTGTCGACCGTCAAGGATCTGCTCCCCTTGCTGGAGAAGGTCATTCAGTCCGGCAAGCCGTTGCTGATCATCGCCGAGGACGTCGAGGGCGAAGCCCTGTCGACCCTGGTGGTCAACAAGATCCGCGGCACCTTCAAGTCCGTCGCCGTCAAGGCGCCCGGCTTCGGTGACCGCCGCAAGGCCATGCTGCAGGACATCGCCATCCTCACCGGTGGCCAGGTCATCAGCGAAGAGGTCGGGCTGTCCCTGGAGACCGCCGACGTCGCGCTGCTCGGCAAGGCGGACAAGGTCGTCGTCACCAAGGACGAGACCACCCTCGTCGGTGGTGCCGGCGACGCCGACGCGATCGCCGGCCGGGTCTCGCAGATCCGCGCCGAGATCGAGAACAGCGACTCCGACTACGACCGCGAGAAGCTGCAGGAGCGCCTGGCCAAGCTGGCCGGCGGTGTTGCGGTAATCAAGGCCGGAGCGGCCACCGAGGTGGAGCTCAAGGAGCGCAAGCACCGCATCGAAGACGCGGTCCGCAACGCGAAGGCCGCCGTCGAGGAGGGTATCGTCGCCGGTGGCGGCGTGGCGCTGCTGCAGGCGTCGCCCTCGCTGGACGAGCTCACCCTCACCGGTGACGAGGCCACGGGCGCGAACATCGTGCGCGTCGCACTGTCGGCCCCGCTCAAGCAGATCGCCTTCAACGGTGGCCTGGAGCCGGGCGTCGTCGCGGAGAAGGTGTCGAACCTTCCCTCGGGCCACGGCCTGAACGCTGCGTCGGGCGAGTACGAGGACCTGCTCAAGGCCGGCGTCGCCGACCCGGTCAAGGTCACGCGCTCGGCGCTGCAGAACGCGGCGTCCATCGCGGCGCTGTTCCTCACCACCGAGGCCGTCGTCGCCGACAAGCCGGAGAAGGCGTCCGCTCCCGCGGGCGACCCGACCGGTGGAATGGGCGGCATGGACTTCTAA